CACATACAACTAGAGTCAAAGGATTCTTTGACAGAATCACACTTCCGAGTCTTTCCCCATCTGCCAGTCGAAGCACCGTCAGGACGGTTTTGGTGTGGAGGTGACAAGCACAGCCAGGCCACACACTGGAATGACGGGATATGTAGGCGGCGTAGTGTCCGGTTTTGTCTAAGCAGGATTTAGTGATGGGACCGTTGGTTCTAAACAAGCACAGCCTCCCCACAGACAGATCTAAGATGGTGATTGCGTCGTTATCAGTGGAAAGCAGCGCGTAACTCCCATCTGAGGACATCTGGAAGTCCAGCAGCTGGCAGCGAAACATGTAAGGCAACTGGAAGTGTCTGCACGCCGTCTCCTCCGCCACATTCCAAGTGTACACTGCGCCCGAGTCGGCCATCGCCACCACAAAATCTGGATGCCCTGAAAGCGGGTGGAAGGCGATGACGTTCTCCGAGTTTTCCGGACAAGAGAAACGCTTGTTGATAGAACCTGACCACAGACTGGCAGCCAGAAGGTCTCCATGGCAACAACCAAGAAGGAATGTACTCTCAGGTGACACCTGCGCATCAGATAGGTAAAGGTGAATGCTGCAAACGACATCACCGTGCACAAGCTTCCAAACACGAGTCAGCCCTCGTTCAGAAACACTTACGCCAAACTTATTGTTCGGGGTGAGCAGGATATCTGATGCTCTGCTGCCATGGATACGCAACAGGTTCTGCCCCGTTTCTGTCTGCCAGGTGTAAATATCTTCACCTGACAGTGTCACTAGGTGGATACTGTCCGGAGAAAGCCGTAGTTTTTCCACTGGACCGTCATGCAGGAAGCTGGCATGTGGAAGTCCCGTTTCTACACTCCAGCTCCACACAGTCTCTGACCCATCAGCGGTGTAGAACAACTCCCCTGTGAGTTCAACCACCACTTCTTTCACCCCTGACTTCATTTTCGGCAGTGTACCCGCGACGTGGATCATCTCGGAGTCCCACACTGTGAGGGATCCATTCTGAGTGACACATATCACATCGGTGGCTGTTTTTAGGAGCATCAGTGGCTGTGTGCTAGTTCCCGTCTCCAAGGAAGGAACACAGTTCCCACTGCTGACCCGCCACACCATGACAAGGGGGCATGTGTCCAGCAAGGCCAAAATGAGGTGGCCAACATGGGATAGGACAGCTTGGGTGAAGACAGTCCCCGGTGGAGCCAGGAACTGGTCCAACAGCTCCCACTCGCATGTATCCCACAATGCAACCTGTTTCGGTGCACAGACCAATAAAGTATGGATTTGATCAGCGTAGTCTGTACTGATGATTGTATTAGTATCCGTCACAGTCGGGCTTTGCTTTACGAGAGTGGGCAGCTGGTTTTCAGATGATACATCCCACAGTCTTAAGGTCCCCGTTTGGTCAACACTTGTCATTTCCTGTTTATTCTCACACAGGATTATTGCTATAATGGCACTATGGTTTGAGACTGAAGAGGTACCAATCAGACTGCTGGTGCTGGTGTCAAATTTGGACACTGTGCCGTCCTCCTGCCCACAGCAGATGTAAGCGCCATCAGAAGAGTAAACCAGGCAGGTCACAGAGCTCCCACACTCAAAGCTGCTCAACATCTGACTGCTGGAGGTATCGAACATGCTCACAAAGCGCTCCCCTCTCTGCCACAAACATAACGTTTGCTGATGCACAACAAAACCCTCTATGTTGCTTGTTGTGTCTTCTTCTGGATCCTCCTCTGTTTTTAAAGGGTCCTTTATCTCCAGAAGGATCTCCGGACCCATTACATCCCAGaagaaaagtttgttggagcgcGTGACGAACAGGACGAATCGTTCACTGGTTTTCACTCCCGCAAATTGCAGCTCATTCTGCTCACAGCTCAGTGACAGTTTGGCTAAACCACAACTGGGGCTTTTCCAAATCCATGCTGAACCATCATCCAGAACTTCAATGACAACACCACACTCTGTCCCAGCTGCATCTGTGACAAGGACATTTCTGGTGTTTGCATCACGTTGTAAACAATGAATGGGCGGCACATTTGAGGATGCGGGACAAAGCACCAATCCGATTCCTTTGCAACTCTTCCTCCTTTCCCATTGGATTTTTTTTACGTAGTCCTCGAGTGCTGGAAAGACCCCAAGGTAAGGCAGAAGTGCAGACTCCATCACTGTGGGCAGCTGCAGGGGGAAACTGTGCAGCAAACAGGTAGAAGACCTCAGTATGTTTGCCAGGAGGCCTCGCTCCTTTAAGAAGAATTTGGATGCGTTCTCCTCCCTCTGCAACAAAGCTACTAAATCCTCCAAGAGACCAGCTTGAACCATAGCCTGGTGAAGCTCCAATGACCTTATGAGGCTGTGCTCCAGCTCCTCCCACCTGTTACTCTCTTGCAAGTGATGGAGCAGTTCCATCTCCCTTCTACAGTTCAACTGGAcaacctctttggaagacgtggaATCAAAGGTCCGCCTGGAAGACGGCCTATCCATATGCATTTCCACCTGAGCACCGCCACTGTTGGGGTCTGGTTTCTGGTCCAAGAAAAGTGTTCTTGCACCAAAATAGTCAGCCATCTGAGAATAAATCCCCCTCCCCACCTCACCAGTGAGTAAATACCTCTTGCCCACAACCAACTTGAAATGTCTACTCACCCAGAACAAAACCTGCGACCCGGCAACTGTCCTCCTAATGAGAAAGTTTCTTAAGTCCAGCAGAAGCCTCTCCACATCAACTTGAGGAACCCGAGTCTTGGAGTCTGGTTCCTCACCCCGACAAACATACTCAGCAAGCACATCATCATCAGCGGACAACAGATCTGCGAGCTCGCCCTCCGTGAGCCCATTCCTGGAGAGAGTAAGGTAGGAA
The sequence above is drawn from the Thalassophryne amazonica chromosome 4, fThaAma1.1, whole genome shotgun sequence genome and encodes:
- the LOC117508898 gene encoding NACHT and WD repeat domain-containing protein 2-like encodes the protein MTTTWNQCTLQDLICTEQRELLEHNEEFQLKEMDRSPSRSSCSASCVKLYLCSNPEDSAVEHRVLQEDVFPRLREFCRHKQGLDVRLVDPYESSDPARWPDEYSRQQLITECRETSAGPFLLALVGHQYGTGSLPAQVEVSEFQQLLQEGQQASLHTQELEKVYLRDENTVPPSYCLRLLHRHNSCSQEDEERNMKNRNQQLVVLFQSAVSLCVDRGVMNPQRARFYHTSALDADLRFALQNRPHNDIIRRCLVYVHKVINPTSERYKEKMTSRLQLDHLSEITAFDHINNTALTAGQLMSDLCDIFLPGLIASCQLPVYSTTTVCDRRCGYTAGRRRCYAQSLGQQVYTDLVGLIDSSVIPETEGSVVASGGSCLGCTLARERCEQEELCATLSHFYDVILPEEQKVRAYVQHKDKHCPLVVTGGPCRGKTVLLARCSQQMKSWMDDSDPVVITYFSNLSVDPSPKHLLSSLCYQIAGAYHTCFSMQDHNLSISPDLNHPSCILNPFYFDSSCIPPSNLSPHYETKTRGQLSFSNQRLIFDFWLNPNSCFKPDISLFDLKEHLSSLLCLLPSPKKPLVLILNGLDQIENNHSLQIIGALPSPLPPSVKLILSISSNRMHALQAIKLHYPQCSGTGYECVQLGSVDRRERGKMLASLLSVSGRRITSGQQALVNQALTSCSLPLYTCLLHVQTSLLHSDSEVTAASLPDGVHSSISALLDHLEQKYNSHLLGRAVSYLTLSRNGLTEGELADLLSADDDVLAEYVCRGEEPDSKTRVPQVDVERLLLDLRNFLIRRTVAGSQVLFWVSRHFKLVVGKRYLLTGEVGRGIYSQMADYFGARTLFLDQKPDPNSGGAQVEMHMDRPSSRRTFDSTSSKEVVQLNCRREMELLHHLQESNRWEELEHSLIRSLELHQAMVQAGLLEDLVALLQREENASKFFLKERGLLANILRSSTCLLHSFPLQLPTVMESALLPYLGVFPALEDYVKKIQWERRKSCKGIGLVLCPASSNVPPIHCLQRDANTRNVLVTDAAGTECGVVIEVLDDGSAWIWKSPSCGLAKLSLSCEQNELQFAGVKTSERFVLFVTRSNKLFFWDVMGPEILLEIKDPLKTEEDPEEDTTSNIEGFVVHQQTLCLWQRGERFVSMFDTSSSQMLSSFECGSSVTCLVYSSDGAYICCGQEDGTVSKFDTSTSSLIGTSSVSNHSAIIAIILCENKQEMTSVDQTGTLRLWDVSSENQLPTLVKQSPTVTDTNTIISTDYADQIHTLLVCAPKQVALWDTCEWELLDQFLAPPGTVFTQAVLSHVGHLILALLDTCPLVMVWRVSSGNCVPSLETGTSTQPLMLLKTATDVICVTQNGSLTVWDSEMIHVAGTLPKMKSGVKEVVVELTGELFYTADGSETVWSWSVETGLPHASFLHDGPVEKLRLSPDSIHLVTLSGEDIYTWQTETGQNLLRIHGSRASDILLTPNNKFGVSVSERGLTRVWKLVHGDVVCSIHLYLSDAQVSPESTFLLGCCHGDLLAASLWSGSINKRFSCPENSENVIAFHPLSGHPDFVVAMADSGAVYTWNVAEETACRHFQLPYMFRCQLLDFQMSSDGSYALLSTDNDAITILDLSVGRLCLFRTNGPITKSCLDKTGHYAAYISRHSSVWPGCACHLHTKTVLTVLRLADGERLGSVILSKNPLTLVVCEQQSVFVSFDDGSVGVYSISDAKNSVGESVSRTERLNHQMKQCPCDTVPFTWLPLTTYNVIWL